The following coding sequences are from one Pseudomonas oryzae window:
- a CDS encoding DUF4892 domain-containing protein, giving the protein MLPAHAEVPGSADLDILPRPARAEIVDYRVQDSVERLYPQSALRRISGRLRVDAEIDAVGRLTALTYELSPGHGSGEAFAQVRATLLEQGARALHWCEGRECGASSLWANNVFGNARLYGPDEQQAYLLLQLAAPRQDSLVALYAVTRGTRRAYLHVELLESAAPLGEHLPNAETLLRQLKDVGELTLSGLPSEPDDPWLALLAKVLRLDTGLRVQLSGQDAPAWREALIERGTRAARLESAAAEAPALRLERLR; this is encoded by the coding sequence ATGCTGCCCGCCCACGCCGAAGTGCCGGGTAGCGCGGATCTGGACATCCTGCCGCGCCCGGCGCGTGCGGAGATCGTCGACTACCGGGTACAGGACAGTGTCGAGCGCCTCTATCCGCAGAGCGCCTTGCGCCGCATCAGCGGCCGCCTGCGCGTGGATGCCGAGATCGACGCCGTCGGCCGGCTCACCGCACTGACCTACGAGCTCTCCCCGGGTCACGGCAGCGGCGAGGCCTTCGCCCAGGTGCGCGCCACCCTGCTGGAACAGGGCGCACGGGCCCTGCACTGGTGCGAGGGCCGCGAGTGCGGTGCCAGCAGCCTGTGGGCCAACAACGTGTTCGGCAACGCCCGACTCTACGGACCGGACGAGCAGCAGGCCTACCTGCTCCTGCAGCTTGCCGCCCCGCGCCAGGACAGCCTGGTGGCGCTCTACGCGGTTACCCGCGGCACCCGTCGCGCCTACCTGCATGTCGAGCTGCTGGAGTCGGCGGCGCCGCTGGGCGAGCACCTGCCCAACGCGGAAACCCTGCTGCGCCAGCTCAAGGATGTCGGCGAGCTCACCCTGAGCGGGTTGCCCAGCGAGCCGGACGATCCCTGGCTGGCCTTGCTGGCCAAGGTCCTGCGTCTGGATACCGGTCTGCGTGTGCAGCTGAGCGGCCAGGATGCGCCGGCCTGGCGCGAGGCGCTGATCGAGCGCGGTACCCGCGCGGCCCGCCTGGAAAGTGCGGCGGCCGAGGCGCCAGCTCTGCGCCTGGAGCGGCTGCGTTGA
- the sixA gene encoding phosphohistidine phosphatase SixA, whose amino-acid sequence MRLWLLRHGQAGPYVHTGDHLRELTERGRQEALHAAGHLLGEELDAILVSPYVRAQQTADLVHGALGRAAALITLDGITPDDDPREALRVLAERRERNLLVVSHQPLLGALAGLLVHGHLQQPVVFNTATLALLEGEMPLAGLMDLRALHHPPSH is encoded by the coding sequence GTGAGGTTGTGGCTGTTGCGCCATGGTCAGGCCGGCCCCTACGTACACACCGGGGATCACCTGCGCGAGCTGACCGAGCGCGGCCGCCAGGAGGCCCTGCATGCCGCCGGGCATCTGCTCGGCGAGGAGCTGGATGCCATCCTGGTCAGCCCCTACGTGCGCGCGCAGCAGACCGCCGACCTGGTGCACGGGGCGCTGGGGCGTGCGGCGGCACTGATCACCCTCGACGGCATCACCCCCGACGACGATCCGCGCGAGGCCCTGCGCGTGCTGGCCGAGCGGCGCGAGCGCAATCTGCTGGTGGTCAGCCACCAGCCGCTGCTGGGGGCGCTGGCCGGCTTGCTGGTCCATGGTCATCTGCAGCAGCCGGTGGTGTTCAACACCGCGACCCTGGCGCTGCTCGAGGGGGAGATGCCGCTCGCCGGGCTGATGGACCTGCGCGCCCTGCATCATCCGCCGAGCCACTGA
- a CDS encoding YdgA family protein: MHKTGIALGLLIAAGALGVIAPWYTGTQLEGTLQASISQSNAQLREALPGAGASMELLSLERGIFSSTARYRINLGDALSDDGTPVELLFSDRIEHGPLPLSRLQAMQFQPVMAASRFNLELTDAVLPWFTSSGGAAPLTGTLALGYDESVTGRIRLQPLEVASAEGNMRFSGLDLDVALGAQAASVRLNGGMDNLSFELARPEGAVQIRLSGLTLSTDHRLGASGFYVGGSRLALARAEVLAEDQPALLMQDFVQTDRIEERGQSLGGSVDYTVGALSYAGKPLGSVRLGMSVANLDVAALQQLEGWYKEFLARLETAEASAALADTDEARLRQSLEALLAGKPSLSLDRLSLKTANGESSFNLRFDLARPQSFELPPPELARQFVSRLDARLVLAKPMIRDLITYQASLEPQADPVAVARQAAEAAEMAGMMATSMQVGRVEGDNIVTSLSYADGQVDFNGQVMPVEEFAGLLMAMAPPQAMGLMSGAAEAGGMGGLGEEPVEMRGLLEPEADAVLEAEQGMDASASE; this comes from the coding sequence ATGCACAAGACAGGAATTGCCCTTGGCCTGCTGATCGCGGCGGGCGCGCTGGGCGTGATCGCCCCCTGGTACACCGGCACCCAGCTGGAAGGCACCTTGCAGGCCTCGATCAGCCAGAGCAACGCACAGTTGCGCGAGGCGCTGCCCGGCGCGGGAGCCAGCATGGAGCTGCTGTCGCTCGAGCGCGGCATCTTCTCCAGCACGGCCCGCTACCGGATCAATCTGGGGGATGCACTGTCCGACGACGGTACACCGGTCGAGCTGCTGTTCAGCGACCGCATCGAACACGGTCCGCTGCCGCTGTCGCGCCTGCAGGCCATGCAGTTCCAGCCGGTGATGGCCGCCAGCCGCTTCAATCTGGAACTGACCGACGCCGTGCTGCCGTGGTTCACCAGCAGCGGCGGCGCGGCACCGCTGACCGGCACGCTGGCTCTGGGCTACGACGAGAGCGTCACCGGCCGGATCAGGCTGCAGCCGCTGGAGGTCGCCTCCGCCGAGGGCAACATGCGCTTTTCCGGCCTCGACCTGGACGTGGCGCTGGGCGCGCAAGCCGCCAGCGTGCGCCTGAACGGCGGCATGGACAACCTGAGCTTCGAGTTGGCCCGTCCCGAGGGCGCGGTGCAGATCCGCCTGTCCGGTCTGACCCTGAGCACCGATCACCGCTTGGGCGCCTCGGGCTTCTACGTGGGCGGCAGTCGCCTGGCGTTGGCCAGGGCCGAGGTGCTCGCCGAGGATCAGCCGGCGCTGCTGATGCAGGATTTCGTGCAGACCGACCGGATCGAGGAGCGCGGGCAGAGCCTGGGCGGCAGCGTCGACTACACGGTCGGCGCGCTCAGCTACGCCGGCAAGCCGCTGGGTTCGGTGCGGCTGGGGATGAGCGTGGCCAACCTCGACGTGGCGGCTTTGCAGCAGCTGGAGGGCTGGTACAAGGAGTTCCTCGCCCGCCTCGAGACGGCGGAGGCGAGCGCGGCGCTGGCGGACACCGACGAGGCCCGTCTGCGCCAGAGCCTCGAGGCGCTGCTCGCCGGCAAGCCGAGCCTGTCGCTGGATCGCCTGTCGCTGAAGACCGCCAACGGCGAGAGCAGCTTCAACCTGCGTTTCGACCTGGCCAGGCCGCAGTCCTTCGAGCTGCCGCCGCCGGAGCTGGCCCGCCAGTTCGTCAGCCGGCTGGATGCACGTCTGGTGCTGGCCAAGCCGATGATCCGCGACCTGATCACCTACCAGGCGTCCCTCGAGCCGCAGGCCGACCCCGTCGCCGTGGCCCGTCAGGCCGCCGAGGCGGCGGAAATGGCCGGGATGATGGCTACCTCGATGCAGGTGGGCCGGGTGGAGGGCGACAACATCGTCACCAGCCTGAGCTACGCCGACGGCCAGGTCGATTTCAATGGCCAGGTCATGCCGGTCGAGGAGTTCGCCGGCCTGCTGATGGCCATGGCGCCGCCGCAGGCCATGGGCCTGATGTCGGGCGCGGCGGAGGCGGGCGGCATGGGCGGCCTCGGCGAAGAGCCGGTCGAGATGCGCGGGCTGCTCGAGCCGGAGGCGGATGCGGTTCTGGAGGCGGAGCAGGGGATGGACGCCAGCGCGAGCGAATGA
- a CDS encoding alpha/beta hydrolase: MSVQVEEVRFNLPHIELAAHLYGPEDGQPVLALHGWLDNAMSFARLAPRLPGLRIVALDLAGHGHSGHRAAGAGYQLWDYALDALLVAEELGWQRFALLGHSLGAIVATLLAAALPERVSRLALIDGLFPLTHEPELAPAKLGEALTAQLAAGRKRKPVYASAERAVEARLRGGYPLSLEAAELLAGRGLVPHAGGYTWRTDPRLTLPSPLRLSPAQAEAFARALRCPTSLVLAEQGLPIRDAHWMAVLESLPITLHRLPGGHHLHLDDEHGAAAVADCFKALFAAP, from the coding sequence ATGAGCGTTCAGGTCGAGGAAGTCCGTTTCAATCTGCCGCACATCGAGCTGGCCGCCCACCTCTATGGTCCCGAGGACGGTCAGCCGGTGCTGGCCCTGCATGGCTGGCTGGATAACGCGATGAGCTTCGCCCGCCTGGCGCCCAGGCTGCCCGGCCTGCGCATCGTCGCCCTCGACCTGGCCGGGCATGGTCATTCCGGCCACCGCGCCGCGGGCGCCGGCTACCAGCTGTGGGACTACGCTCTGGACGCCCTGCTGGTGGCCGAGGAGCTGGGCTGGCAACGCTTCGCCCTGCTTGGCCACTCGCTGGGCGCCATAGTCGCGACGCTGCTGGCCGCCGCCCTGCCCGAACGGGTGTCGCGTCTGGCACTGATCGACGGCCTGTTCCCGCTGACCCACGAGCCCGAACTGGCGCCGGCCAAGCTCGGCGAGGCGCTGACCGCCCAGCTGGCCGCGGGGCGCAAGCGCAAGCCGGTCTACGCCAGTGCCGAACGGGCCGTGGAGGCCCGTCTGCGCGGCGGCTACCCGCTCAGCCTGGAGGCGGCCGAGCTGCTCGCCGGTCGCGGCCTGGTGCCACACGCCGGCGGATACACCTGGCGTACCGACCCGCGGCTGACCCTGCCTTCGCCGCTGCGCCTGAGTCCGGCCCAGGCCGAGGCCTTCGCGCGTGCGCTGCGCTGCCCGACCAGCCTGGTGCTGGCCGAGCAGGGTCTGCCGATCCGCGATGCCCATTGGATGGCCGTGCTGGAGAGCCTGCCGATCACCCTGCATCGACTGCCCGGCGGGCACCATCTGCACCTGGACGACGAGCACGGCGCCGCCGCCGTTGCAGACTGTTTCAAAGCCTTGTTCGCGGCACCTTGA
- a CDS encoding AI-2E family transporter, which produces MIEHDRLLVQILMLGLLGACLWVLAPFWSALFWAAVLAFASWPLMRGLTYLLRGRVSAAAGILTLGWMLLVAVPLTWLGFNLADRVRNTLDLLRDLQVDGLPDPPTWLGELPLFGEQLLELWNTVDVQGAALFATLKPYMGEVGNWLLARSAQIGGGVLELALSLVLVFFFYRDGPRLADYARQLLERLMHGRADHYLELVAGTVQRVVNGVIGTAAAQALLAFIGLLIAGVPGALVLGILTFVLSLIPMGPPLVWMPASAWLFWQGQYGMGLFLAVWGLLVISGVDNVLKPYLISRGGNLPLVVVLLGVFGGILAFGFMGLFLGPTLLAVAYSLIGDWLANQPPQRHSPHSRDAG; this is translated from the coding sequence ATGATCGAGCACGACCGTTTGCTGGTACAGATCCTCATGCTGGGCCTGCTCGGTGCCTGCCTGTGGGTGCTGGCGCCGTTCTGGTCGGCGTTGTTCTGGGCTGCGGTACTGGCCTTCGCCAGCTGGCCGCTGATGCGTGGCCTCACCTACCTGCTGCGTGGCCGGGTGTCGGCGGCGGCCGGTATCCTGACCCTCGGCTGGATGTTGCTGGTGGCGGTGCCGCTGACCTGGCTCGGTTTCAACCTGGCCGACCGCGTGCGCAACACCCTCGACCTGCTGCGTGACCTGCAGGTCGACGGTCTGCCCGATCCACCGACCTGGCTGGGCGAACTGCCGCTGTTCGGCGAGCAACTGCTGGAGCTGTGGAATACCGTGGACGTGCAGGGCGCGGCCCTGTTCGCCACTCTCAAGCCGTACATGGGCGAGGTCGGCAACTGGCTGCTGGCGCGCAGCGCGCAGATCGGTGGTGGCGTGCTCGAACTGGCCCTGAGTCTGGTGCTGGTGTTCTTCTTCTATCGCGATGGCCCGCGGCTGGCCGACTACGCCCGGCAGCTGCTGGAGCGGCTGATGCACGGGCGGGCCGATCACTACCTCGAGCTGGTCGCCGGCACCGTGCAGCGGGTGGTCAACGGGGTGATCGGCACGGCGGCGGCCCAGGCACTGCTGGCCTTCATCGGCCTGCTCATCGCCGGGGTGCCCGGTGCGCTGGTGCTGGGCATCCTGACCTTCGTCCTCAGCCTGATTCCCATGGGGCCGCCGCTGGTGTGGATGCCGGCCAGCGCCTGGCTGTTCTGGCAGGGCCAGTACGGCATGGGGCTGTTCCTCGCGGTCTGGGGGCTGCTGGTGATCAGTGGCGTGGACAACGTGCTCAAGCCTTACCTGATCAGTCGAGGAGGCAACCTGCCGCTGGTGGTGGTGCTGCTCGGCGTGTTCGGCGGCATTCTCGCCTTCGGCTTCATGGGCCTGTTCCTCGGCCCGACCCTGTTGGCGGTGGCCTACAGCCTGATCGGCGACTGGCTCGCCAACCAGCCGCCCCAGCGACATTCGCCGCATTCCAGAGATGCCGGCTGA